One segment of Dryobates pubescens isolate bDryPub1 chromosome 23, bDryPub1.pri, whole genome shotgun sequence DNA contains the following:
- the PTCD3 gene encoding pentatricopeptide repeat domain-containing protein 3, mitochondrial, giving the protein MAARLAGGGWRRAALLRRPCCLAGGRRCSSSSAALGKTVSTSEVAQEEIVLPRKKTWDKLAVLQTLASTVRRDPTAAHYMFQDDPFLMPRNAASSRLFALSKESGRNAARYIIQHFPQYFDKTFAEPNVPCLMPETLTPQTEGVSEEALKEHICLRRVKESVDLFDQLVQAGTPVSLETTNSLLDLLCFYGDGESTLEKEEEEKEDSEEAEGNASEQKAPNRQLRRGSQPAGTRWRENNNAERIFKIMPERNAHSYCTMIRGMVKHGAPAKAYDMYMDLLNQRHKADVHTFNSLIAAVPQLKDRFLERWELAKVFLNHMVQQGVQPNLLTFNALLKTLRRCGGVGRSMSLLVIKEMEALDIEPSLATYDHLLAIFYRGVQLPSSGIICEVLDDVEHRSFAAQDPDDAKFFTNAMQVCCELKDIKLAYRLNKAMEKGDNWRFLDMERLNTYWSKFFSLLCMMEQIDVVLQWYREMSPSLFYPSAKNILDLLQALDAANHLDMLPSVWEDMKQLGFSRRPELLDELLSLMSRDQHPQEIQLAFATCAEDIRAAHEPAGRDQAPLQWTGSSLGHVALLFSRAGRTQDAWSMMERFQQINRIPSEQVMDEFLTCAKQSNSADAAVRLVKLAASLGLPSSQKLKSRTKKEFELSEEQREALESITDGDSSDSDQE; this is encoded by the exons ATGGCGGCGCGGCTGGCAGGAGGCGGCTGGCGGCGAGCGGCGCTGCTGCGCAGGCCGTGCTGCCTCGCGGGCGGGCGGCG ATGCTCCTCCAGTAGTGCAGCCCTTGGGAAGACTGTGTCTACTTCAGAAG TTGCTCAAGAAGAGATTGTGCTCCCCCGCAAGAAAACCTG GGATAAGCTGGCAGTTCTGCAGACCTTGGCTTCTACTGTGAGAAGG GACCCTACTGCTGCTCATTACATGTTCCAGGATGACCCTTTCCTTATGCCACGAAATGCAGCCAGTTCT cggCTGTTTGCACTGTCGAAGGAGTCTGGGAGGAATGCTGCAAGATACATCATTCAACACTTCCCTCAGTATTTTGACAAGACTTTTGCAGAGCCCAATGTACCA TGCTTGATGCCAGAGACTCTTACACCTCAGACTGAAGGAGTGAGTGAGGAAGCTCTAAAAGAGCACATCTGCCTCAGAAGGGTGAAGGAGTCTGTGGACCTGTTTGATCAGCTCGTACAAGCAG GCACTCCTGTATCTCTGGAGACCACAAACAGCCTTCTGGATTTGTTATGCTTCTATGGAGATGGAGAATCTACCctggaaaaagaggaagaagaaaaagaggattCAGAAGAAGCAGAG GGGAATGCTTCAGAGCAGAAGGCTCCCAATAGGCAGCTCCGGAGAGGGTCGCAGCCGGCCGGGACTAGGTGGAG GGAGAACAACAATGCTGAGAGGATATTTAAGATCATGCCTGAGAGGAATGCCCACTCCTACTGCACCATGATCCGAGGGATGGTGAAG CACGGGGCTCCTGCCAAGGCCTATGACATGTACATGGACTTGCTGAACCAAAGGCACAAGG CTGATGTGCACACCTTCAACAGCCTGATTGCGGCAGTCCCGCAGCTGAAGGACAGGTTCctggagaggtgggagctggccAAG GTCTTCCTGAACCACATGGTTCAACAGGGAGTGCAGCCAAATCTGCTGACTTTTAATGCTCTGCTGAAGACTCTGAGAAGATGTGGTGGTGTGGGCAGGAGTATGTCCTTGCTGGTTATAAAGGAAATGGAGGCACTGGATATAG agcccagcctggccacctACGATCACCTGCTGGCCATCTTCTACAGAGGCG TTCAGCTGCCCTCCTCAGGCATCATCTGTGAGGTGCTGGATGATGTGGAGCACAGGAGCTTCGCCGCGCAGGACCCCGACGACG CCAAGTTCTTCACCAATGCTATGCAAGTG tgctgtgagctgAAGGACATCAAGCTGGCCTACAGGCTGAACAAGGCCATGGAGAAGGGAGACAACTGGAGGTTCCTGGACATGGAGCGGCTCAACACCTACTG GTCAAAGTTCTTCTCCTTGCTGTGCATGATGGAGCAAATTGATGTTGTGCTGCAGTGGTACAGGGAGATGTCCCCCTCG CTCTTCTATCCCAGTGCCAAGAACATCTTGGACCTCCTTCAAGCACTGGATGCAGCCAACCACCTGGACATGCTCCCTTCAGTCTGGGAAG ACATGAAACAGCTGGGCTTCAGCAGGAGACCAGAGCTGCTGGATGAGCTCCTGTCCTTGATGAGCAGGGATCAGCACCCTCAGGAG ATTCAGCTGGCATTTGCCACCTGTGCAGAAGACATCAGAGCTGCCCATGAGCCTGCTGGGAGGGATCAGGCCCCACTACAGTGGACAGGCAGCAGCCTAGGCCATGTGGCTCTGCtgttctccagggctgggagaaCCCAGGATGCTTG GAGCATGATGGAGAggttccagcagatcaacagaATTCCCAG TGAGCAGGTGATGGATGAGTTCCTGACCTGTGCTAAACAGAGCAACTCTGCAGATGCAGCAGTTAGGCTGGTAAAgctggcagcatccctgggcCTGCCTTCATCCCAGAAGctgaaaagcagaacaaagaaAGAGTTTGAGCTCTCTGAAGAGCAGAG GGAGGCCCTGGAGAGCATCACAGATGGCGACAGCAGTGACAGTGACCAGGAGTAG